Proteins encoded by one window of Glycine soja cultivar W05 chromosome 15, ASM419377v2, whole genome shotgun sequence:
- the LOC114386549 gene encoding B3 domain-containing protein Os07g0563300-like — protein sequence MASASSSSSSSKLCFNSDCKELKSERPKKGWRLRSGELAELCDRCGSAFEEGRFCEIFHSNASGWRSCETCRKRIHCGCIVSSHAFMLLDPGGIECYSCARKSIILPSNLPWPQSFPLQNRLSDRLRDLSGKGWSQLAGSGPVPWKQAPSLFNSASSSDMIPEVPSLVELSNSFDKMYCNERLPVSALEKKNEDLSGISVNWNIKLGSREMMLMNGMRNEDKSSSCLNMCQQPSSLKEESSPQPFGLPVPNSCQNERNGKLGVTGSHPQQTPPPPGKQFNGTMHLAPDSSGEAQVRNGRPRADARGRNQLLPRYWPRCTDLELQQISIDSNSVITPLFQKTLSASDAGRIGRLVLPKKCAETYFPPISQPEGLPLKILDAKGKEWIFQFRFWPNNNSRMYVLEGVTPCIQSMQLQAGDTVTFSRLEPEGRLVMGFRKASSAVPSDQDNETKTGNGFSAHGEVELADPNSWSKVDKSGYIAKEALGSKSLISRKRKSNILGSKSKRLRIENEDLIELKITWQEAQGLLRPPPSHIPSIVVIEGFEFEEYEEAPVLGKPTIFTSDSVGEKIQWAQCEDCFKWRKLPASALLPSKWTCSDNSWDPERSSCSAAQELTAEQLENLLPPCSSAVPKKMKAAKQDPDNAEALEGLDTLANLAILGEGEALPASAQATTKHPRHRPGCSCIVCIQPPSGKGPKHKQTCTCNVCLTVKRRFRTLMLRREKKQSEKEAETTRKKQQQQHPQPLPSSEILLDEDSLPCSNTGDSSPNQNKEGNDGSDDDPNRIKSSALPFKGQIDLNIQPEREEELSPGSDSGGMMKLLHDATERYLKQQTVNSGTGDSSGSQSRLVGDAMREDKLSNGVAHGSGSHNTDKEHAQSLSMNV from the exons ATGGCTTCGGCTTCGTCTTCGTCTTCGTCCTCCAAGCTATGCTTCAATTCCGACTGCAAAGAGTTGAAGTCCGAAAGACCTAAGAAAGGGTGGAGACTCCGCAGCGGAGAACTAGCCGAGCTTTGTGATCGATGCGG CTCTGCTTTTGAAGAAGGGAGGTTCTGTGAAATTTTTCACTCAAATGCTTCTGGTTGGAGGAGTTGTGAGACTTGTCGAAAG CGGATTCATTGTGGGTGTATTGTTTCAAGTCATGCTTTTATGTTGTTGGATCCCGGAGGAATTGAATGTTATTCATGTGCCCGCAAAAGTATTATTTTG CCATCTAACCTGCCTTGGCCACAGTCCTTTCCCCTTCAAAATCGTTTATCGGATAGACTTAGAGACCTATCTGGCAAAGGTTGGAGTCAGCTAGCTGGATCAGGTCCTGTACCATGGAAGCAAGCACCCAGTCTGTTCAATTCTGCTTCTTCATCTGACATGATCCCAGAAGTGCCTTCTTTAGTTGAACTATCCAATAGCTTTGACAAAATGTATTGCAATGAAAGGTTACCTGTCTCAGCcttggaaaagaaaaatgaggaCTTGTCTGGAATATCAGTTAATTGGAACATCAAGCTTGGCTCGCGGGAGATGATGCTTATGAATG GAATGAGGAATGAGGATAAATCAAGTTCATGTTTAAATATGTGTCAACAGCCTTCTTCTCTGAAGGAAGAGTCATCTCCTCAACCATTTGGTTTGCCTGTGCCTAATTCATgccaaaatgaaagaaatggtAAACTTGGGGTAACTGGAAGTCATCCACAACAAACTCCACCACCTCCAGGAAAGCAATTTAATGGCACTATGCATTTAGCACCTGATTCATCAGGTGAGGCTCAGGTTCGCAATGGGCGGCCTCGAGCAGATGCCCGAGGAAGAAATCAGTTATTGCCACGGTACTGGCCAAGGTGTACAGATCTGGAGCTACAGCAAATTTCTATTGA TTCAAATTCTGTAATTACTCCCTTGTTTCAGAAAACCTTGAGTGCTAGTGATGCTGGGCGAATTGGGCGTTTAGTGCTACCCAAGAAGTGTGCTGAG ACCTACTTCCCACCAATTTCTCAGCCTGAAGGATTGCCACTTAAAATCCTTGATGCAAAAGGCAAGGAATGGATATTTCAATTTCGCTTCTGGCCAAACAATAACAGCAGAATGTATGTTTTAGAGGGTGTCACTCCATGCATACAGTCCATGCAGTTGCAGGCTGGTGATACTG TAACATTTAGCCGGTTGGAGCCAGAGGGAAGGTTGGTTATGGGATTTAGAAAGGCTTCAAGTGCTGTGCCATCCGATCAG GACAATGAGACCAAGACTGGAAATGGATTTTCTGCACATGGTGAA GTTGAATTGGCTGATCCTAATTCATGGTCTAAAGTTGATAAGTCAGGATACATAGCAAAAGAAGCACTGGGGAGCAAATCATTAATctctagaaaaagaaagagcaaCATATTGGGCTCAAAGAGTAAACGTCTGAGAATTGAAAATGAGGATTTAATAGAGCTGAAGATTACATGGCAAGAAGCTCAAGGTCTGCTCCGGCCCCCTCCTAGCCACATTCCAAGCATTGTGGTGAttgaaggttttgaatttgaggaATATGAG GAAGCTCCAGTGCTTGGGAAGCCAACAATTTTTACCAGTGATAGTGTGGG TGAAAAGATCCAGTGGGCTCAATGTGAAGATTGTTTCAAGTGGCGCAAATTGCCAGCAAGTGCGCTTCTTCCATCAAAATGGACGTGTTCTGATAATTCGTGGGATCCAGAAAG ATCTTCTTGTTCAGCTGCGCAAGAGCTGACAGCAGAGCAACTTGAGAATTTGCTACCTCCTTGTAGTTCAG CTGTTCCCAAGAAAATGAAGGCTGCCAAACAGGATCCTGATAATGCTGAAGCTTTGGAGGGACTTGACACCCTTGCAAATCTAGCTATCCTGGGAGAGGGTGAGGCACTCCCAGCATCCGCGCAGGCCACAACTAAGCATCCACGTCACAGACCTGGCTGCTCTTGCATCGTTTGCATTCAACCTCCCAGTGGAAAGGGCCCCAAGCATAAGCAGACATGCACATGTAATGTATGCTTAACAGTGAAGCGACGTTTCCGTACCCTTATGTTACGGCGTGAGAAGAAACAATCAGAAAAAGAAGCAGAGACAACTCGTAAAAAGCAACAGCAACAACATCCTCAACCGTTACCTTCATCTGAAATTTTGCTTGATGAAGATTCCTTGCCCTGTAGTAACACAGGTGATAGTAGCCCAAACCAGAACAAAGAGGGTAATGATGGTTCTGATGATGATCCTAACCGAATAAAATCATCAGCTTTGCCATTCAAAGGTCAAATTGACCTCAATATCCAGCCAGAGCGAGAAGAAGAACTATCTCCTGGTTCAGATTCTGGCGGCATGATGAAGTTGCTCCATGATGCTACTGAGCGGTATCTCAAACAGCAGACTGTGAACTCTGGTACTGGAGATTCATCAGGCAGTCAATCACGGCTGGTAGGAGATGCAATGAGGGAAGATAAACTTAGCAATGGTGTTGCCCATGGCAGTGGTAGTCATAATACTGATAAGGAACATGCCCAATCTTTGTCTATGAATGTGTGA
- the LOC114387763 gene encoding syntaxin-124-like, which translates to MNDLFSSSFKKYSDLKEQAHIDDVEAGKESVNLDKFFDEVENVKEDMRLVEKLYRKLQESNEESKIVHNAKTMKDLRARMDQDVQQVLKRVKLIKGKLESLERSNAANRNIPGCGPGSSADRTRTSVVSGLGKKLKDLMDDFQGLRARMQNEYKETVERRYFTITGEKADEDTIENLISSGESESFLQRAIQEQGRGQIMDTISEIQERHDAVKEIEKNLIELHQVFLDMAALVESQGQQLNNIESHVAHASSFVRRGTEQLQDAREYQKSSRKWTCYAILLGIVLVIVLLFPLLTSLLPHLLI; encoded by the coding sequence ATGAACGACCTATTCTCAAGCTCCTTCAAAAAATACAGTGACCTCAAAGAACAGGCCCACATCGATGATGTGGAGGCGGGGAAGGAAAGTGTCAACCTCGATAAATTTTTCGACGAGGTGGAGAATGTGAAAGAAGACATGAGACTAGTTGAGAAGCTCTACAGAAAACTGCAAGAGTCCAATGAAGAAAGCAAAATTGTTCACAATGCTAAAACAATGAAGGATCTTCGAGCCAGAATGGACCAAGATGTTCAGCAGGTTCTCAAACGTGTGAAACTCATAAAGGGCAAGCTTGAATCTCTCGAACGTTCCAATGCAGCCAACAGAAACATTCCAGGGTGTGGTCCAGGTTCCTCAGCAGATAGAACCAGAACCTCAGTGGTTAGTGGCTTAGGGAAGAAACTGAAGGACTTGATGGATGATTTTCAAGGGTTGAGGGCCAGAATGCAGAATGAGTACAAGGAAACCGTGGAACGAAGGTACTTCACCATAACAGGAGAAAAGGCTGATGAAGACACCATAGAGAACTTGATATCAAGTGGAGAAAGTGAGAGTTTTCTTCAGAGGGCGATTCAGGAACAAGGGAGGGGTCAGATAATGGACACCATATCGGAGATTCAAGAGAGACACGATGCTGTTAAGGAGATAGAGAAGAATTTGATTGAGCTGCATCAGGTGTTTTTGGACATGGCAGCTCTTGTAGAGTCTCAGGGTCAACAACTTAACAACATAGAGAGTCATGTGGCACATGCAAGTTCTTTTGTGAGAAGAGGCACTGAGCAACTTCAAGACGCTAGAGAGTATCAAAAGAGTTCTAGGAAGTGGACTTGCTATGCCATTCTTCTTGGCATTGTACTCGTTATTGTACTCCTGTTTCCTCTCTTGACGTCACTTTTACCTCACTTGTTGATTTGA